In the Anastrepha obliqua isolate idAnaObli1 chromosome 1, idAnaObli1_1.0, whole genome shotgun sequence genome, one interval contains:
- the LOC129242880 gene encoding myotubularin-related protein 13 isoform X4: protein MSRLADYFVIVGYDNDKERTAAGNSQISCGKIVQRFPEKDWPDTPFIEGIEWFCQPLGWGLSYDKQEPKFFTSVLTDIDANKHYCACLSFHETLAITLNKVIDEEDEATATVSGIAGTKFQSAITASTSSGGSGSNNIISHHSVMYAPKCLVLISRLDYADTFKNCLGTIYTVYIENLPYALENLIGNILGCIQVPPAGGPQVRFSIGAGDKQSLQPPQSPSLPVTGTSVYFVFKQLGIKNVLILLCAVMTENKILFHSKSYSHLTESCKALVSLMYPFRYTHVYIPILPAPLTEVLSTPTPFIMGIHSSLVSEITDLLDVIVVDLDGGMVTIPESLSPPVPILPSPLWEQTQELLAMILFPNLSQADLAFPSIEKPTNYPKSDAVIDKELRAIFMRLFAQLLQGYRSCLTIIRIYPKPVITFHKAGFLGARDLIESEFLFRVLDSMFFTTFVNERGPPWRSADAWDELYSSMNEILKSEAQNKSLISIHIQELGKTLCENECPNQQVYAQKVLRPPDGSFHRIHQPAFPRINSEKVELIINDGMRKNCISHRLTVLRHQMRIIPMGPRLPEVLDVRPAVLNSARRLEVLKTCVAYIFENKIADARKLVPAVMRTLKHRDARLILCRELFGYVHGNKAVLDHQQFDLVIKFMNKTVQNSTGVDEYTVAAALLPMSTIFCRKLSTGIVQFAYTCIQDHPIWKNLQFWESTFYQDVQTQIKALYMQRRRQNEHNKESNIVLDDVPLEEPTALEITAEQMRKSPMIEEDKKTELAQSEESTLYSQAIHYANRMVSLLIPPDVNAVGPKPKQSFRLDDNQSVSNSIMGSHSLSEHSDEGFEENDALEVGGTVGKIVSRFIDRVCTEGGVTSEHIRNLHDMVPGVVHMHIEMLESVYLESKRHPHVQKPKIQTPCLLPGEEIVTDHLRCYLMPDGREDDTQSWIPAEGALFLTNYRIVFKGSPCDPLACEQTIIRAFPISSLLKEKKISVLYLSHLDQTLPEGLQLRSSTFQLMKIAFDTEVTPEMIETFRKILTKARHPIDEFEHFAFQSYGTIMHGTAPSKTKEKYSTLKGFAKKTILRKFKQKAPTKRKLVTSTLDFDTLGPSTEAIDTHSLDDELEDDEFETNTDTMPRLLTAKDVERMRERSYVRDWKRLGFDETQNGFRITTVNANYSLCRSYPALLVAPVQINDDALLHLGRCYKSQRIPVVTWRHRNGALLIRGALPHSKSVIGMLKNSTGSNTMSHDVANYHEQDKYISALIDSMPKNLSLALAQYNLTGMNLSMNSLLLNAGDESSYLNRAETSLTPEVSRKHKSGIAPGSDSKTNNWTDSLKPKSNTIKNNSSVTAAAAAYRKLRLYVLGEKSQTKSGINADLCAEFIAVDYADYRQSRIAFKKLMRACLPSNTTNDADQTFAKSVEQSEWLQQISSLLQLSGAVVDLMDLQESSVMLSLEDGWDITAQISSIAQLCLDPYYRTMEGFRVLIEKDWIAFGHRFAHRSNLKPAHGNSSIAFAPTFLQFLDAVYQIQKQFPMAFEFNEFYVRFLAYHMVSCRFRTFLFDCEVERFDLGIASVEDKRGSLSTKHHLLGNTGSDDEGVYPMDVRSKAAQSAVNFNRIGHSIFDYIERQHAKTQIFYNFMYCVRDDVLRPQSSLPSLDLWPYYTNEELAQGPPYDLELTNADDEIDLCELRGKRIVISAGYDNIEKTNPNAFVCLLSDVRQAETERGQLPQKWLQVWDQLEVPQMEELTRKSSLSSMLLQSHGKLAHKRSTLEILMKGRLSGYQDKFFHPHRFEKHPYTTPTNCNHCTKLLWGPVGYRCMDCGNSYHEKCTEVSLKNCTKYKAVDGVVPPNVNISQGDTSSIASSAATTARTSSHHFYNQFSSNVAENRTHEGHLYKRGALLKGWKQRWFVLDSIKHQLRYYDSGEDSQCKGVIELAEVQSVTPAQPAQIGTKRIDEKGFFDLKTNRRTYNFYAVNANLAQEWIEKIQACLQ from the exons ATGTCCCGGCTTGCtgattattttgttattgtcgGCTATGATAACGATAAAGAAC GAACTGCTGCTGGTAACAGCCAAATTTCATGTGGCAAGATCGTGCAGCGTTTTCCGGAAAAGGACTGGCCGGATACGCCATTTATTGAGGGCATAGAAtgg TTCTGTCAACCACTTGGCTGGGGCTTGTCGTATGATAAGCAAGAACCGAAATTCTTCACTTCCGTACTCACTGATATCGATGCGAACAAGCATTACTGCGCCTGTCTTAGCTTCCACGAAACATTGGCAATCACACTTAACAAAGTCATCGATGAGGAGGATGAGGCGACAGCGACGGTCAGCGGCATAGCTGGCACAAAATTCCAATCAGCCATTACGGCAAGCACAAGTAGCGGTGGCAGTGGCAGCAATAATATAATTTCACATCACAGCGTTATGTATGCGCCGAAATGCCTAGTACTAATATCGCGGCTCGACTATGCAGACACATTTAAG AACTGTCTGGGTACTATTTACACTGTATACATCGAGAATCTGCCTTACGCATTGGAGAATCTCATCGGTAATATACTTGGCTGTATACAGGTGCCACCTGCGGGCGGCCCACAAGTACGCTTCTCCATAGGCGCTGGCGATAAGCAGTCGCTGCAGCCGCCGCAATCGCCATCGCTACCAGTAACTGGCACatctgtttattttgtttttaagcaaCTAG GTATTAAGAATGTACTTATACTTTTGTGCGCCGTTATGACGGAGAATAAAATTCTATTCCATTCGAAAAGCTATTCACATTTAACTGAAAGTTGTAAAGCTCTGGTATCGCTCATGTATCCATTCAg ATATACGCACGTGTACATTCCGATACTACCGGCACCACTAACCGAAGTGCTCTCCACACCCACACCTTTCATAATGGGCATACATAGTTCGTTGGTGAGCGAAATCACCGATCTGCTGGATGTTATAGTTGTGGATTTAGACGGAGGGATGGTGACGATACCTGAGTCATTGTCACCGCCAGTACCCATACTGCCATCACCACTCTGGGAACAAACACAAGAACTACTGGCAATGATACTGTTTCCGAATTTGTCACAGGCTGACTTGGCCTTTCCATCGATCGAGAAGCCAACGAACTACCCAAAATCGGATGCAGTAATTGATAAGGAATTGCGCGCAATTTTCATGCGCCTCTTCGCGCAATTATTGCAGGG CTACCGCTCGTGTCTGACAATTATACGCATATATCCCAAGCCGGTGATCACATTTCACAAGGCCGGTTTTCTGGGTGCACGCGACTTGATTGAGAGTGAATTTTTGTTTCGCGTATTGGACAGCATGTTTTTCACGACCTTCGTGAACGAACGTGGACCGCCATGGCGTTCGGCTGACGCCTGGGATGAGTTATACAGTTCGATGAATGAGATACTGAAAAGTGAGGCGCAAAATAAAAGTTTG ATTTCAATACACATCCAGGAGTTGGGGAAAACCCTCTGCGAAAACGAATGTCCCAATCAACAGGTCTACGCACAAAAAGTACTACGCCCACCGGACGGCTCCTTCCACCGCATCCACCAGCCGGCCTTTCCACGCATTAACAGTGAAAAGGTAGAACTAATTATAAACGATGGTATGCGCAAGAACTGCATCTCGCATCGTTTGACTGTGTTGCGTCATCAAATGCGCATCATACCAATGGGACCGCGGTTGCCCGAAGTGCTTGATGTGCGCCCGGCAGTATTAAATTCAGCACGTCGACTTGag GTACTGAAAACTTGTGTCGCTtacattttcgaaaataaaatcgCCGATGCGCGCAAACTAGTGCCGGCAGTGATGCGCACACTCAAGCATCGTGACGCACGCCTTATACTCTGTCGTGAACTATTCGGTTATGTGCATGGCAACAAAGCGGTGCTCGATCATCAACAATTCGATTTAGTTATAAA ATTTATGAACAAAACGGTACAAAATTCCACCGGTGTTGATGAGTATACTGTTGCGGCAGCACTGCTACCCATGTCAACTATCTTCTGCCGCAAACTATCGACTGGCATTGTACAATTCGCCTACACTTGTATACAGGATCACCCGATatggaaaaatttacaattttgggAATCCACTTTTTATCAAGATGTGCAGACGCAAATCAAAGCTTTGTATATGCAACGTCGCCGTCAAAATGAACACAATAAAGAATCGAATATCGTGCTGGACGATGTACCGTTGGAAGAACCGACTGCACTTGAGATAACCGCCGAGCAAATGCGTAAAAGTCCAATGATTGAGGAAGATAAAAAGACG GAATTGGCGCAATCAGAGGAATCCACGCTCTACAGTCAGGCTATACATTATGCTAATCGTATGGTTTCGCTGCTAATACCACCAGACGTAAATGCGGTGGGGCCAAAGCCTAAGCAGTCCTTTCGCCTGGACGATAATCAAAGCGTATCAAATAG TATTATGGGCTCGCATAGCTTAAGTGAACATTCAGATGAAGGCTTTGAGGAGAACGACGCCTTGGAAGTGGGTGGCACCGTCGGTAAAATAGTTTCGCGTTTCATTGATCGCGTCTGCACCGAAGGCGGTGTAACCTCGGAGCATATACGCAATCTACACGACATGGTGCCAGGTGTGGTGCACATGCATATTGAAATGCTGGAGTCGGTGTATCTAGAGTCCAAACGACATCCACATGTGCAAAAGCCAAAGATACAAACGCCATGTCTACTGCCGGGCGAGGAGATCGTAACAGATCACTTGCGTTGCTATCTCATGCCCGACGGACGAGAGGATGACACGCAGAGCTGGATACCTGCCGAAGGTGCGCTGTTCTTAACAAATTATCGTATCGTGTTCAAAG GTTCCCCCTGTGATCCGCTTGCTTGCGAACAGACCATCATACGCGCTTTTCCCATCTCCTCGCTGCTGAAGGAGAAAAAGATCTCAGTACTTTACCTATCGCATTTAGATCAAACCCTACCAGAGGGTTTACAGTTACGTTCCAGCACCTTCCAACTAatgaaaattgcattcgacaCGGAGGTAACACCAGAAATGATTGAGACTTTCCGTAAAATACTCACGAAGGCGCGGCATCCGATCGATGAGTTCGAACACTTCGCCTTCCAATCGTACGGTACTATTATGCATGGGACCGCACCttcaaaaaccaaagaaaaatactCAACACTGAAAGGCTTcgcaaagaaaacaattttgcgtaaattcaaacaaaaagcgCCAACTAAACGCAAACTGGTTACTTCTACTCTGGATTTTGATACGCTCGGCCCATCGACGGAAGCCATAGATACACATTCTCTAGACGATGAACTCGAAGATGACGAGTTCGAAACAAATACTGACACAATGCCGAGATTGTTGACTGCGAAAGATGTGGAACGCATGCGTGAACGCAGTTATGTGCGTGATTGGAAGCGATTAGGATTTGACGAAACGCAAAATGGTTTCCGCATAACCACAGTCAATGCCAACTACAGTCTGTGTCGTTCGTACCCTGCGCTGTTGGTTGCACCTGTGCAGATAAATGACGATGCACTGCTGCATTTGGGGCGCTGCTACAAGAGTCAACGCATACCGGTGGTGACGTGGCGACATCGTAATGGCGCGCTGCTGATACGAGGAGCTCTACCACACAGCAAATCGGTGATCG GCATGTTGAAGAACTCCACCGGCTCGAATACGATGTCACACGACGTCGCTAACTATCACGAACAAGATAAATATATTTCAGCACTCATTGATTCAATGCCAAAAAATCTCTCCTTAGCATTGGCACAATATAATTTGACCGGCATGAATTTGTCCATGAATTCTCTGTTGCTAAACGCTGGCGATGAGTCGTCTTACCTCAATCGGGCGGAGACTTCATTGACGCCAGAAGTTAGTCGCAAACATAAATCGGGAATTGCGCCTGGGAGCGATTCCAAAACGAACAATTGGACAGATTCTTTGAAACCGAAATCGAATACCATAAAGAATAACTCATCGGTGACAGCGGCTGCAGCAGCGTATCGGAAGTTGCGCTTATATGTGTTAG GTGAAAAATCTCAAACGAAATCCGGCATAAATGCGGATCTCTGCGCTGAATTTATAGCCGTCGACTATGCCGATTACCGCCAATCACGCATCGCTTTTAAGAAGCTAATGCGCGCTTGTTTACCATCGAATACAACCAACGACGCCGACCAGACGTTCGCCAAGAGTGTTGAACAATCCGAGTGGCTGCAACAAATCTCTTCCCTGCTGCAACTTTCCGGCGCTGTGGTCGACTTAATGGATTTGCAAGAATCTAGTGTGATGCTTTCGCTGGAGGATGGCTGGGATATAACTGCGCAAATATCATCCATTGCACAACTCTGCCTTGATCCCTACTATCGCACAATGGAGGGTTTTCGCGTGCTGATCGAGAAAGATTGGATTGCATTTGGACATCGTTTCGCGCACCGTAGCAATTTGAAGCCGGCCCATGGCAACTCAAGTATTGCGTTTGCGCCAACATTTTTGCAGTTCTTAGATGCTGTTTACCAAATACAAAAGCAATTTCCAATGGCGTTTGAGTTCAATGAGTTCTATGTACGCTTCCTGGCCTACCATATGGTGTCATGTCGTTTCCGCACATTTCTGTTTGACTGTGAAGTGGAGCGTTTCGATTTGGGTATCGCATCCGTAGAAGACAAACGTGGATCGTTGAGCACTAAACATCATCTTTTGG GTAACACCGGCTCCGATGACGAAGGCGTCTACCCCATGGACGTGCGCAGTAAGGCGGCGCAATCAGCGGTGAATTTCAATCGCATCGGTCACTCCATTTTCGACTACATTGAACGTCAGCATGCGAAGACAcaaattttctacaatttcaTGTACTGTGTGCGTGACGATGTACTACGACCGCAGAGCTCACTGCCCTCACTCGATCTCTGGCCCTACTATACCAACGAAGAATTGGCACAGGGTCCGCCTTACGATCTAGAATTGACTAATGCAGATGATGAAATCGATCTCTGCGAGTTGCGTGGCAAACGAATCGTCATTAGTGCTGGATATGATAATATCGAAAAGACCAATCCGAATGCATTTGTGTGTTTGCTTAGCGATGTGCGACAAGCAGAAACCGAGCGTGGTCAGTTGCCACAAAAATGGTTGCAAGTATGGGATCAGTTGGAAGTGCCGCAAATGGAGGAGTTGACACGCAAGTCATCGTTGAGCAGCATGCTTTTGCAATCTCACGGCAAATTGGCGCACAAACGCTCCACCCTGGAGATTCTCATGAAGGGGCGATTGAGTGGTTATCAGGATAAATTCTTTCATCCGCATCGTTTTGAGAAGCATCCCTACACCACACCCACCAACTGCAACCATTGCACCAAACTTTTGTGGGGTCCAGTGGGTTATCGTTGTATGGACTGTGGCAATTCTTATCATGAAAAATGCACCGAAGTGTCATTGAAGAATTGCACTAAATATAAGGCCGTCGACGGAGTTGTGCCACCAAATGTGAACATCTCGCAAGGTGACACCTCAAGCATTGCATCGagtgctgctacaacagcacGCACCTCCAGTCACCATTTCTATAATCAGTTTAGCAGCAATGTGGCGGAAAATCGCACACATGAAGG tcACCTTTACAAACGAGGGGCGCTTTTAAAAGGCTGGAAGCAGCGTTGGTTTGTATTGGACTCCATAAAACATCAACTACGCTATTATGACTCCGGCGAAGATTCGCAGTGCAAAGGAGTTATAG